In Roseibium algicola, the DNA window TCGCACAGGACATGCATGCGTGCGACCGGCACATCCGACCCGGCCAGCGCCTTTTGCACACGGAACTCACGCTCGACCGCGTGCGCTGATTTCAGCAGCACGCCGGGTGGTTTGCGGCGAAGGACATAGTCACCAGACGCTGCGCTGAGCCGGAACGTGGGGTTGGACTGCCCCCGGTTGAACTTCTCGGCCTTGAACGGGCCCTTGAAGCCGGGAAGGGCCCCTTCCAGCCAGCTACCTAAGGCCGTGAGGTCGAGGTCCGTGCCCAAGGTCATGAGCGGGATGTCCGTGTGGTGAAACCCATTCCTTGAACCAGTCCATCGGCCGTTGTCTTCCTCACCTCCTCATCCTGAGGAAGCGCGCAGCGCTGTCTCGAAGGATGGGCGGCAAACTCTGGAGCAAGGGGCCCATCCTTCGAGATGCCGCAAGGGCGGCTCCTCAGGATGAGGAGGTGGAGAGGTAAGGCGTCGTGGCGGTCGCTCCTGATAGAAACCTGAAGAAAGTCCATCCTCAAAGCTTCCCGTTGGAATATTTCCGCAGCTCCGTGCGCGCAACCTGGCGACGGTGGACGGCGTCGGGACCGTCGGCAAAGCGAAGAGTGCGCAGGTGGGTCCACATGGCCGCCAACGGAAAGTCCTGGCTGATGCCGGCGGCGCCATGCACCTGCATGGCCTCGTCGACCACCTTCAGGGCGGTGAGCGGTGCCACCACCTTGATCTGGCTGATCCACGGCTGCGCGGCGCGGGTGCCCTGCGTGTCCATCACCCAGGCTGCCTTGAGGCAGAGCAGACGGGCCATTTCAATTTCCATGCGCGCATTGGCGATGATGTCGTAATTGGCTCCAAGATCCATCAGCTTCTTGCCAAAGGCCTCCCGGCCCATGGCACGTTTGCACAGAAGTTCCAGCGCCTTTTCCGCCTGGCCGATGGCCCGCATGCAGTGGTGAATGCGGCCCGGACCGAGGCGTCCTTGTGCAACCTCGAAACCCCGACCTTCACCCAGCACGAGGTCTTCCTGCGGCACCCGCACATTGGTGAAGCGGATATGCATGTGGCCGTGCGGCGCATCGTCGGCGCCGAAGACATGCATCGGCCGCAGCACTTCGATGCCCTCGGCATCCGCCGGGATCAGGAACATGGAATGGCGGCTGTGCTTGTGGGCGGCCGGATCGGTTGCGGCCATGACTATGTAGAGCGCGCAGCGCGGATCGCCCGCACCCGTTGCCCACCACTTGTCGCCATTCAGCACCCAGGCATCGCCATCGCGCACAGCCGTCAGCGCGATGTTGGTGGCATCCGAGGAGGCAACATCGGGCTCCGTCATCAGATAGGCCGAGCGGATATCGCCCCGAAGCAGAGGCTTCAGCCACTTTTCCTTGTGAGCCTCGGTGCCGTAACGCTCCAGCACTTCCATGTTGCCCGTGTCGGGGGCATTGCAGTTGAAGACTTCCGCGGCAATGCCGACCTTGCCCATTTCCTCGGCCAGATAGGCGTATTCCACGGTCGTCAGGCCGAAGCCTTTTTCGCTGTCCGTCAGCCAGAAATTCCAGAGCCCGCGTTCCTTGGCCGTGGCCTTGAGGCTGTTCAGAATTTCAAGCTGGCGCTCCGTCATCCGAAACCGATCACCGGAGGGATGACGGCCGACTTCCTCGTGATATTCCCGGTCGAGAGGGGCGATTTCGGTTTCCACCATCTGGCGCACCTGCTCGATCAGCGGCCGCACCCGTTCGGTCATTCCAAGATCCATCACTTCCCCCTAACAGATATCGGCACGCAGCCGCTCAATGGCGGCGCGGTATTCGGTTTCCAGGCGCTCGACCACGGCGGCTGCCGGCCCGACGGACTTGATCGCTCCGATGCCCTGGCCAGCGCCCCAGATTTCCCGCCAGGCCTTCGGCTTGGGACTGTCGTCCGGCATGACGCTGACATCCCACTCGTCCGGCAAATGATCGGGATCAAGACCGACCTTGCGAATGGAACCTTTCAGGTAGTTGGCCGGATGTCCGGTAAAGAGCGAGGACGTCAGCACGTCCTCGGCCCCGCCTGCGACCATCATGTCCTTGTAGGTCCGGTCCGCGTTGGCTTCCTCCGTCGCAACGAAAGGCGAGCCGACATAGCCAAGATCGGCGCCCAGAACGCGGGCCGCCAGCAGGGCTTCGCCGGTGGAGATGGCCCCGCCCAGAAGTAACGGGCCGTCGAACCATTCCCGGATCTCGCGCACCAGCGCGAAAGGCGACTGCGGGCCACCGTGACCACCTGCCCCTGCCGCGACCGCAATCAGCCCGTCGGCGCCTTTTTCGACGGCCTTTTTTGCGTAGGTGTTGTTGATGACATCATGCAGGGCGATACCGCCGCAGGAATGGGCCGCCTCGTTCACTTCGACCCGCGCGCCCATGGACGTGATCCAGACTGGCACCTTCCACCGCG includes these proteins:
- a CDS encoding acyl-CoA dehydrogenase family protein yields the protein MDLGMTERVRPLIEQVRQMVETEIAPLDREYHEEVGRHPSGDRFRMTERQLEILNSLKATAKERGLWNFWLTDSEKGFGLTTVEYAYLAEEMGKVGIAAEVFNCNAPDTGNMEVLERYGTEAHKEKWLKPLLRGDIRSAYLMTEPDVASSDATNIALTAVRDGDAWVLNGDKWWATGAGDPRCALYIVMAATDPAAHKHSRHSMFLIPADAEGIEVLRPMHVFGADDAPHGHMHIRFTNVRVPQEDLVLGEGRGFEVAQGRLGPGRIHHCMRAIGQAEKALELLCKRAMGREAFGKKLMDLGANYDIIANARMEIEMARLLCLKAAWVMDTQGTRAAQPWISQIKVVAPLTALKVVDEAMQVHGAAGISQDFPLAAMWTHLRTLRFADGPDAVHRRQVARTELRKYSNGKL
- a CDS encoding NAD(P)H-dependent flavin oxidoreductase, with the translated sequence MLKARSLPKALQGLRLPAVAAPLFIVSCPKLVIAQCKAGIVGSFPALNARDEPGGPVVLEAWLKEITEALDRHNQENPDRPAAPFAVNQIVHRSNERLERDVEICTRWKVPVWITSMGARVEVNEAAHSCGGIALHDVINNTYAKKAVEKGADGLIAVAAGAGGHGGPQSPFALVREIREWFDGPLLLGGAISTGEALLAARVLGADLGYVGSPFVATEEANADRTYKDMMVAGGAEDVLTSSLFTGHPANYLKGSIRKVGLDPDHLPDEWDVSVMPDDSPKPKAWREIWGAGQGIGAIKSVGPAAAVVERLETEYRAAIERLRADIC